From the genome of Bubalus bubalis isolate 160015118507 breed Murrah chromosome 2, NDDB_SH_1, whole genome shotgun sequence, one region includes:
- the KCNJ3 gene encoding G protein-activated inward rectifier potassium channel 1 isoform X2, producing MSALRRKFGDDYQVVTTSSSGSGLQPQGPGQGPQQQLVPKKKRQRFVDKNGRCNVQHGNLGSETSRYLSDLFTTLVDLKWRWNLFIFILTYTVAWLFMASMWWVIAYTRGDLNKAHVGNYTPCVANVYNFPSAFLFFIETEATIGYGYRYITDKCPEGIILFLFQSILGSIVDAFLIGCMFIKMSQPKKRAETLMFSEHAVISMRDGKLTLMFRVGNLRNSHMVSAQIRCKLLKG from the coding sequence ATGTCTGCACTCCGAAGGAAATTTGGGGACGATTACCAGGTAGTGACCACCTCGTCCAGCGGCTCGGGCTTGCAGCCTCAGGGGCCGGGCCAGGGCCCGCAGCAGCAGCTTGTGCCCAAGAAGAAGCGACAGCGGTTCGTGGACAAGAACGGCCGGTGCAATGTCCAACACGGCAACCTGGGCAGTGAGACGAGCCGCTACCTCTCAGACCTTTTCACCACCCTGGTGGACCTCAAGTGGCGCTGGAACCTCTTCATCTTCATCCTCACCTATACAGTGGCCTGGCTCTTCATGGCGTCCATGTGGTGGGTGATCGCCTACACTCGGGGCGACCTGAACAAAGCCCACGTCGGCAACTACACGCCCTGCGTGGCCAATGTCTATAACTTCCCTTCGGCCTTCCTCTTCTTCATCGAGACCGAGGCCACCATCGGCTATGGCTACCGCTACATCACCGACAAGTGCCCCGAGGGCAtcatcctcttcctcttccagtCTATTCTCGGCTCCATCGTGGACGCTTTCCTCATCGGCTGTATGTTCATCAAGATGTCCCAGCCCAAGAAGCGCGCGGAGACCCTGATGTTTAGCGAGCACGCGGTGATCTCTATGAGGGACGGGAAACTCACGCTCATGTTCCGAGTGGGCAACCTGCGCAACAGCCACATGGTCTCCGCGCAGATCCGCTGTAAGCTGCTCAAA